In Marinitoga hydrogenitolerans DSM 16785, one genomic interval encodes:
- a CDS encoding radical SAM protein encodes MPYVFGPVPSRRLGNSLGINLIPLKTCNYSCIYCQLGKTTNFTNKRLEYFPNEKIIEELKYAIEHSELKINYITFVGDGEPTLHIGIGEIIIWIKKNYNDKFKIAVITNGSLLYDEIVRNELSNADLVLPSLDAPDE; translated from the coding sequence ATGCCTTATGTTTTTGGTCCTGTACCTTCAAGAAGATTAGGTAATTCTCTAGGAATAAATTTAATTCCATTAAAAACATGTAACTATTCATGTATTTATTGTCAGCTTGGAAAAACTACAAATTTTACTAATAAGAGATTGGAATATTTTCCAAATGAAAAAATTATTGAAGAATTAAAATATGCTATAGAGCATTCTGAACTAAAAATTAATTATATTACTTTTGTTGGTGATGGAGAACCTACTTTACATATTGGGATAGGGGAAATAATAATTTGGATTAAAAAAAATTATAATGATAAATTTAAAATCGCTGTTATAACTAATGGTTCTTTATTATATGATGAAATAGTTAGAAATGAACTTTCAAATGCTGATTTAGTACTTCCCAGCTTAGATGCTCCAGATGAATAA
- a CDS encoding DUF6063 family protein translates to MENIEYAMAIISKLIEKTEISEKDNRELIHIYFNNDQIKTIVEIFAEKSNLTLYESPSEDYICIIPKSSRSIYAYNKDDIYRKYKLDQKSYMIFMFYTFCILYIFNDLQEISVKLDKVYEIAEEQINKVKNDLEKENINKKYNWNFKGLVKIWDEMKEISKTSTTEIRGSIYNKKGLLKKTVKILDSEKILEYIEGNIDAIKITEKTHAVLMELSKNQTYLMLKKYFENN, encoded by the coding sequence ATGGAAAATATCGAATATGCAATGGCAATAATTTCGAAACTGATAGAAAAAACTGAAATATCTGAAAAAGACAATAGAGAACTTATACATATATACTTTAATAATGATCAGATAAAAACAATAGTAGAAATATTTGCTGAAAAATCTAACTTAACATTATATGAATCACCTTCGGAAGATTATATATGTATAATACCAAAAAGTTCAAGAAGTATATATGCATATAATAAAGACGATATATACAGAAAATACAAACTGGATCAAAAATCATACATGATATTTATGTTTTATACATTTTGCATCTTATATATATTCAATGATTTACAAGAAATAAGTGTAAAACTGGATAAAGTTTATGAAATAGCAGAAGAACAGATAAATAAAGTAAAAAACGATTTGGAAAAAGAAAATATAAACAAAAAATATAACTGGAATTTTAAAGGACTTGTAAAAATTTGGGATGAAATGAAAGAAATATCTAAAACATCTACAACAGAGATAAGAGGAAGTATTTATAATAAAAAGGGTTTATTAAAAAAGACAGTTAAAATACTAGATTCAGAAAAAATTTTAGAATATATAGAAGGAAATATAGACGCAATAAAAATAACGGAAAAAACACATGCCGTTTTAATGGAGTTATCCAAAAATCAAACATATTTAATGTTAAAAAAATACTTTGAAAATAATTAA